Proteins from a single region of Bacteroidota bacterium:
- a CDS encoding type II toxin-antitoxin system RelE/ParE family toxin, whose amino-acid sequence MPGHYRIEVKRSAAKEIRSISRKKDRQRVVARIRALADDPRPPSCTKLSGQEAYRVRQGPYRIVYTVADDVLVVEVVKVGNRRDVYR is encoded by the coding sequence ATGCCGGGGCACTATCGGATCGAGGTCAAGCGGAGCGCGGCGAAAGAGATTCGATCAATCAGCCGGAAGAAGGATAGGCAGCGGGTGGTGGCGCGGATCAGAGCGCTCGCCGATGACCCACGACCGCCTAGCTGCACAAAGCTTTCGGGGCAGGAGGCATACCGCGTGCGGCAGGGACCGTACCGGATTGTCTACACGGTCGCCGATGATGTGCTCGTCGTTGAGGTAGTGAAGGTAGGCAACCGGCGGGACGTGTACCGATAG
- a CDS encoding Npt1/Npt2 family nucleotide transporter — MLQRLKDEFLDLRRDEWPLALSMFGYFFLVITSFWILKPIKKALFIEFYDQDGFALAVSGLFQVELLASQAELLAKVLNMVVAAVAVVVFTILARRMRREQLTYAFAGFFLAAFAAYSLIINDPGDATVWSFYLFGDLWTTLMVATFFAFLNDSVTPRAAKRLYGLVVLGGVAGGAFGTTFLAVYIDDIPVSAWLWICFGMAVAIIGLAYVAGRIVRQNPPPEVTPEGIDPGRGEGATKKSNAALEGARLVFRSKYLLSIVAIVGIYEIVSTVLDFQFSSTIAHYLDGPAIGQQFATVFAISNVVALVVQIFLTTVVMRRFGLTTALLITPFVMVLGSVAFLAVPVLWVGSLLNTADSAFAYSINQSAREALYTPTTRDEKYKAKAFIDMFVQRFAKSVAVGVSLLVTLLFADFSTIRWLSLLTLALVAVWAVAARYAGRQFAEMESREETTAG; from the coding sequence ATGCTGCAACGGCTCAAAGACGAGTTCCTCGACCTCCGCCGCGACGAGTGGCCGCTGGCGCTCTCGATGTTCGGATACTTCTTCCTCGTCATCACCTCCTTCTGGATCCTCAAGCCGATCAAGAAGGCGCTCTTCATCGAGTTCTACGACCAGGACGGGTTCGCCCTCGCCGTGTCGGGACTGTTCCAAGTCGAGCTCCTCGCCTCGCAGGCGGAGCTGTTGGCGAAGGTGCTCAACATGGTCGTCGCAGCCGTCGCCGTCGTCGTGTTCACGATCCTCGCACGGCGGATGCGGCGGGAGCAACTGACCTATGCCTTCGCGGGGTTCTTCCTCGCGGCGTTCGCGGCCTACTCCCTCATCATCAACGACCCCGGCGACGCGACGGTCTGGAGCTTCTACCTCTTCGGCGACCTGTGGACGACGCTGATGGTGGCGACGTTCTTCGCCTTCCTCAACGACAGCGTGACGCCGCGCGCGGCGAAGCGGCTCTACGGCCTCGTCGTCCTCGGCGGCGTCGCCGGCGGGGCGTTCGGGACGACCTTCCTCGCGGTCTACATCGACGACATCCCGGTCTCGGCGTGGCTGTGGATCTGCTTCGGCATGGCCGTCGCGATCATCGGGCTGGCCTACGTTGCCGGGCGGATCGTCCGGCAGAACCCGCCGCCGGAAGTCACGCCCGAGGGCATCGACCCGGGCCGCGGCGAGGGGGCGACGAAGAAATCCAACGCGGCGCTCGAAGGGGCGCGGCTCGTCTTCCGCTCGAAGTACCTCCTCTCGATTGTCGCGATTGTCGGCATCTACGAGATCGTCTCGACGGTCCTCGACTTCCAGTTCTCGTCCACGATTGCCCACTACCTCGACGGCCCGGCCATCGGTCAGCAGTTCGCGACGGTCTTTGCGATCTCGAACGTGGTCGCGCTCGTCGTGCAGATCTTCCTGACGACGGTCGTGATGCGCCGCTTCGGCCTGACGACGGCGCTCCTCATCACCCCGTTTGTGATGGTCCTCGGCTCGGTCGCCTTCCTCGCCGTACCCGTGCTGTGGGTCGGCTCGCTCCTCAACACCGCCGACAGCGCGTTTGCCTACTCGATCAACCAGAGTGCCCGCGAGGCGCTCTACACACCGACGACGCGCGACGAGAAGTATAAGGCCAAAGCGTTCATCGACATGTTCGTCCAGCGCTTTGCCAAGTCCGTCGCCGTCGGCGTGAGCCTCCTCGTGACGCTCCTCTTCGCTGACTTCTCGACGATCCGCTGGCTGAGCCTGCTCACCCTAGCCCTCGTTGCCGTGTGGGCCGTCGCCGCGCGCTACGCCGGTCGGCAGTTCGCCGAAATGGAGTCGCGTGAAGAAACTACTGCAGGATGA
- a CDS encoding ParA family protein: MRRVIFNQKGGVGKSSIAVNLAALSARRGRSTLLLDLDAQGNATQYLLGDAQPETTVAGFFEQFLSFHLTESRLGEFVLHTPYDNLDLVAASPALTDLQSRLEAKHKINKLRDGLGALGAYDAVFIDTPPAFNFYTLSALIAADTCVIPFDCDSFAREALYHLLNNVAEVKADHNPALRVEGIIVNQFQKQAKLPRRIVDELKAEDLPLFETLLPASVKMRESHEAETPLVHFAPKHPLSKAFVALYDELVTA, from the coding sequence ATGCGACGTGTCATCTTCAACCAGAAAGGCGGCGTCGGCAAGTCCAGCATCGCCGTCAACCTCGCGGCGCTGAGCGCGCGGCGCGGCCGGAGCACGCTCCTCCTCGACCTCGACGCGCAGGGCAACGCGACCCAGTACCTCCTCGGCGACGCGCAGCCCGAGACGACCGTCGCGGGGTTCTTCGAGCAGTTCCTCTCGTTCCACCTGACGGAGTCCAGGCTCGGCGAGTTCGTGCTCCACACGCCGTACGACAACCTCGATCTCGTCGCGGCGTCGCCTGCGCTGACGGACCTCCAGAGCCGCCTGGAGGCCAAGCACAAGATCAACAAGCTCCGCGACGGCCTCGGCGCGCTCGGTGCCTACGACGCCGTCTTCATCGACACGCCGCCCGCGTTCAACTTCTACACGCTCTCGGCTCTCATCGCGGCTGACACCTGCGTGATCCCGTTCGACTGCGACAGCTTCGCGCGCGAGGCGCTCTACCACCTCCTCAACAACGTCGCCGAGGTCAAGGCCGATCATAACCCGGCACTGAGGGTCGAGGGCATCATCGTCAACCAGTTCCAGAAGCAGGCCAAGCTGCCGCGCCGGATCGTGGACGAACTCAAGGCCGAGGACCTGCCGCTCTTCGAGACGCTGCTCCCGGCGTCGGTGAAGATGCGCGAGTCGCACGAGGCCGAGACCCCGCTCGTCCACTTCGCGCCGAAGCACCCGCTGTCGAAGGCATTCGTGGCGCTCTACGACGAACTCGTCACCGCCTAG
- a CDS encoding hemolysin family protein translates to MPLCLAIDVPLGAGSGSLTLLVVYITLAIGVSFLCSIMEAVLLSVTPAYVGALEAEKPQTAARLKALKDDVDRPLAAILTLNTVAHTIGAAGAGAEAAAYFGSAYVGVFSAVLTLGILVLSEIIPKTLGAVYWRGLAGPVARLLRLMIVALYPLVWLSQVLTKLIARGEKEAPVSRAELAALATIGAEEGIFEEQEAGILQSLLRFNELSARDVMTPRTVVVAVQEDTPVSAIPEHDMRFSRLPVYTDNLDHITGFVRRADVLKEIAEDRPATPAGAIQRDILAVPDGVPLPRLFERLLERREHIALVVGEYGGTQGLATMEDVIETLLGLEIVDEVDTEHDMQVLARERWTERARTLGLLDDLPGAEVAETMKERDAGIKLGLTGGAPPATTGVSGTPKTDGRA, encoded by the coding sequence ATGCCCCTCTGCCTCGCCATCGACGTGCCGCTCGGCGCGGGGTCTGGCTCGCTGACGCTCCTCGTCGTCTACATCACCCTCGCCATCGGGGTGTCGTTTCTGTGCTCGATCATGGAGGCGGTGCTGCTGAGCGTGACGCCAGCCTACGTCGGGGCGCTGGAAGCGGAGAAGCCGCAGACGGCGGCGCGGCTCAAGGCGCTCAAAGACGACGTCGACCGGCCGCTCGCAGCCATCCTCACGCTCAACACCGTCGCCCACACAATCGGCGCGGCCGGGGCCGGGGCCGAGGCGGCGGCCTACTTCGGGAGCGCCTATGTCGGCGTCTTCTCGGCCGTCCTCACCCTCGGCATCCTTGTGCTCTCGGAGATCATCCCGAAGACGCTCGGCGCGGTCTACTGGCGCGGGCTGGCCGGGCCGGTGGCGCGCCTGCTCAGGCTGATGATCGTCGCGCTCTACCCGCTCGTCTGGCTCTCGCAGGTGCTGACCAAGCTGATCGCACGCGGCGAGAAGGAGGCCCCTGTGAGCCGCGCCGAACTCGCCGCCCTCGCCACGATCGGGGCGGAGGAGGGCATCTTCGAGGAGCAGGAGGCCGGCATCCTCCAGAGCCTCCTCCGCTTCAACGAACTGTCGGCCCGCGACGTGATGACGCCGCGCACCGTAGTGGTCGCCGTGCAGGAGGACACACCGGTCAGCGCCATCCCCGAGCACGACATGCGCTTCTCGCGCCTCCCGGTCTACACCGACAACCTCGACCACATCACCGGCTTCGTCCGCCGGGCCGACGTGCTGAAGGAGATCGCTGAGGATCGCCCGGCGACGCCCGCCGGGGCGATCCAGCGCGACATCCTAGCCGTCCCCGACGGCGTCCCGCTCCCCCGCCTGTTCGAGCGCCTGCTGGAGCGCCGCGAGCACATCGCCCTCGTCGTCGGGGAGTACGGCGGGACGCAGGGGCTCGCCACGATGGAGGACGTGATCGAAACGCTCTTGGGGCTCGAGATCGTGGACGAGGTGGACACGGAGCACGACATGCAGGTTCTCGCCCGCGAGCGCTGGACCGAGCGCGCCCGCACCCTCGGCCTGCTCGACGACCTCCCCGGGGCCGAGGTTGCCGAGACGATGAAGGAGCGCGACGCCGGCATCAAGCTCGGCCTCACCGGCGGCGCACCGCCTGCCACGACGGGGGTCTCCGGCACGCCGAAAACGGACGGCAGAGCGTAG
- a CDS encoding Npt1/Npt2 family nucleotide transporter, giving the protein MALPTGTILDLRVGERALVGMMFAYNVALLVTLYLLKPARDSLFLIEVGAANLPLVFLATAAAVVPVTVLYGRIGRRVKLSRLVNATTIVLILSLVAMRAAVALEATWAYVLLYVWVSIYSVLATSQYWLLAGAVFDPAQAKRIFALLSFGAILGAILGGELTGYLVEEVEMRTRDLLWVAVGVLTVTAVLINLIRWRATDGRAGRPEGLRRNDGPARSGPVLGLLRESRHLQLITAVIALAVLTTALVDFQFKTVSSEAFPIRSDLTSFLGRFYARVSIIALALQFFVAPRIIRVQGVGGALLVLPVALAAGSVAMFVVPGLIAGVVLRGAEQSLKHSIDRTGRELLFLPVPLAVKKQTKVFIDVFVDQGMQGLAGLLLLAALAVGVSIQGLSLVVLALLGVWIGLAVWARRSYVQAFRETLPRESEPPPELVPAPTEDVPTLIGSLSSDNTEEVLDTLETLDAIDAELPVERACALLDHRSARVRRRVIALLAKQGEDGFADVIATYLTDRDAEVRLEAARFLYQTLGSTHHLLLQRGLEHPDVRIRAAAIGVIAESGTEKEQALITDEMVRGLLDHTGAARVETSIEAIKAMGALDRPAFHDVIRDLLDRSQPQVVRAAIQAAGKTGHRIFVGKLLRLLGVRAYEKAAREALVAFGERIFGTLYDYLTDDDVAEPVRRNIPRILSELPTQSAVDLMLLSLERLRAPLLYDVVKALNKIRASNPGLRFNEAAIDVAALGEIRALATVQAALFRHGQAEDDYVQSPGARLVREALRHEREQSLERVARMLGLRYPSTDMHAAYLGLTEDEELRASAAEFLDSVLDWDLKRFLVPLLDEAPDQGDVRVAEEMAEQPFPTWQSALRDLLMVRHPRPLACALDAARQAHPDALPDDLAEIAHAACTPDPSDDPPEMHGEAPAPFRPSASGDGAAVESETGNAGQG; this is encoded by the coding sequence ATGGCCCTTCCGACCGGTACGATCCTCGACCTGCGCGTCGGCGAGCGAGCGCTCGTGGGGATGATGTTCGCGTACAACGTCGCGCTCCTCGTCACGCTCTACCTGCTCAAGCCGGCGCGCGACAGCCTCTTCCTGATCGAGGTGGGGGCGGCGAACCTCCCGCTGGTCTTCCTGGCGACGGCGGCGGCCGTCGTGCCGGTGACGGTGCTCTACGGGCGGATCGGGCGGCGGGTCAAGCTCTCCCGCCTCGTCAACGCGACGACGATTGTCCTCATCCTGTCGCTCGTCGCGATGCGGGCGGCGGTGGCATTGGAGGCAACGTGGGCTTATGTCCTGCTCTACGTCTGGGTCTCGATCTACAGCGTCCTCGCCACCTCGCAGTACTGGCTCCTGGCCGGCGCCGTCTTCGACCCGGCGCAGGCCAAGCGGATCTTCGCGCTCCTATCGTTCGGGGCGATCCTCGGGGCGATCCTCGGCGGCGAGTTGACGGGCTACCTCGTCGAAGAGGTCGAGATGCGGACGCGCGACCTGCTGTGGGTAGCGGTCGGCGTGCTGACCGTGACCGCGGTCCTCATCAACCTGATCCGCTGGCGCGCCACTGACGGGCGGGCCGGCCGGCCGGAGGGACTGCGCCGCAACGACGGCCCGGCCCGGAGCGGCCCCGTGCTCGGCCTCCTCCGGGAGTCGCGCCACCTCCAGCTTATTACCGCCGTCATCGCACTGGCCGTCCTGACGACGGCGCTCGTGGACTTCCAGTTCAAGACGGTCTCGTCGGAGGCCTTCCCGATCCGGAGCGACCTGACCTCGTTCCTCGGGCGCTTCTACGCCCGCGTGAGCATCATCGCGCTCGCGCTCCAGTTCTTCGTCGCGCCGCGCATCATCCGCGTTCAGGGCGTCGGCGGCGCGCTCCTCGTTCTCCCCGTCGCCCTCGCCGCCGGGTCGGTGGCGATGTTCGTCGTGCCCGGGCTCATCGCCGGGGTGGTGCTGCGCGGGGCCGAGCAGAGCCTTAAGCACTCCATCGACCGGACCGGGCGCGAGCTGCTCTTCCTGCCGGTCCCGCTCGCCGTGAAGAAGCAGACGAAGGTGTTCATCGACGTGTTCGTGGACCAGGGGATGCAGGGGCTAGCCGGGCTGCTGCTGCTGGCGGCGCTCGCCGTCGGCGTCTCTATCCAGGGTCTCAGCCTGGTGGTGTTGGCCCTCCTCGGCGTGTGGATTGGACTCGCCGTGTGGGCGCGGCGGTCCTACGTCCAGGCCTTCCGCGAAACCCTCCCGCGCGAGAGCGAGCCGCCGCCCGAGCTGGTGCCGGCACCGACCGAGGACGTGCCGACGCTCATCGGGTCGCTGTCATCGGACAACACCGAGGAGGTGCTCGACACCCTCGAAACGCTCGACGCCATCGACGCGGAGCTTCCGGTGGAGCGGGCCTGCGCGCTCCTCGACCACCGCTCGGCGCGCGTGCGGCGGCGCGTGATCGCGCTCCTGGCCAAGCAGGGCGAGGACGGCTTCGCCGACGTCATCGCGACCTACCTCACCGACCGCGACGCCGAGGTCCGGCTCGAGGCGGCGCGCTTCCTCTACCAGACTCTCGGGAGCACGCACCACCTCCTGCTCCAGCGCGGCCTGGAGCATCCCGACGTGCGCATCCGTGCTGCCGCGATTGGCGTCATCGCCGAGTCGGGCACGGAGAAGGAACAGGCGCTCATCACCGACGAGATGGTGCGTGGCCTGCTCGACCACACCGGCGCGGCGCGCGTCGAGACGAGCATCGAGGCCATCAAGGCGATGGGCGCGCTCGACCGGCCGGCGTTCCACGACGTGATCCGCGACCTCCTCGACCGCTCGCAGCCGCAGGTCGTCCGGGCGGCGATCCAGGCGGCGGGCAAGACCGGGCACCGGATCTTCGTCGGCAAGCTGCTCCGGCTCCTCGGCGTGCGAGCCTACGAGAAGGCTGCCCGCGAGGCCCTCGTCGCCTTCGGCGAGCGCATCTTCGGCACGCTCTACGACTACCTCACCGACGACGACGTGGCCGAGCCGGTCCGCCGCAACATCCCCCGCATCCTGTCGGAGCTTCCGACGCAGTCGGCGGTCGACCTGATGCTGCTGAGCCTGGAGCGGCTGCGCGCGCCGCTGCTCTACGACGTGGTCAAGGCCCTCAACAAGATCCGGGCGAGCAATCCCGGCCTCCGCTTCAACGAGGCCGCCATCGACGTGGCCGCCCTCGGCGAGATCCGGGCGCTGGCGACGGTGCAGGCCGCACTCTTCCGTCACGGTCAGGCGGAGGACGACTACGTCCAGTCGCCCGGGGCGCGGCTCGTGCGCGAGGCGCTGCGCCACGAGCGCGAGCAGAGCCTGGAGCGCGTCGCCCGCATGCTCGGGCTCCGCTACCCCTCGACCGACATGCACGCCGCCTACCTCGGCCTGACCGAGGACGAGGAGCTGCGCGCCTCCGCCGCCGAGTTCCTCGACAGCGTGCTCGACTGGGACCTCAAGCGCTTCCTCGTCCCGCTCCTCGACGAGGCCCCGGACCAGGGCGACGTGCGCGTGGCCGAGGAGATGGCCGAGCAGCCGTTCCCGACCTGGCAGAGCGCGCTGCGCGACCTGCTGATGGTCCGCCACCCGCGCCCCCTCGCCTGCGCCCTCGACGCAGCACGCCAGGCGCACCCGGACGCGCTCCCCGACGACCTCGCCGAGATCGCCCACGCCGCCTGCACCCCGGACCCGTCCGACGACCCGCCCGAGATGCACGGCGAGGCCCCGGCTCCGTTTCGGCCCTCGGCTTCCGGCGACGGCGCGGCGGTGGAGTCGGAAACAGGGAACGCCGGGCAGGGTTAG
- a CDS encoding helical backbone metal receptor → MTPPTPPTPPILSTPKRTLNDARGRTVTLGTLPRRIVSLVPSQTELLADLGLDDEVVGLTRFCVHPAGWKKRKQIVGGTKNVNAERVAALEPDLVLANLEENVREQVEALDELAPVFVTDPATVEGALGMIRTVGALVGRSDRAEALADAVARGFDGLAAQPPVQAAYLIWRTPWMTVGGDTFVHDVLRRASLVNVFGEQTRYPEVTLDAIAAAEPEVVLLSSEPFPFREKHLAEVGAAVPGAAVHLVDGELFSWYGSRMRLMPPYLAALRGRLGA, encoded by the coding sequence TTGACTCCTCCCACTCCTCCCACTCCTCCCATCCTCTCCACGCCGAAACGCACCCTCAACGACGCGCGCGGCCGGACCGTCACGCTCGGCACCCTGCCGCGCCGGATCGTATCGCTCGTCCCGAGCCAGACGGAACTCCTGGCCGACCTCGGCCTCGACGACGAGGTGGTCGGGCTGACGCGGTTCTGCGTCCACCCGGCGGGGTGGAAAAAGCGGAAGCAGATCGTCGGCGGGACGAAGAACGTGAACGCGGAGCGGGTGGCGGCGCTGGAGCCTGACCTTGTCCTGGCCAACCTCGAAGAGAACGTCCGCGAGCAGGTCGAAGCCCTCGACGAGCTAGCCCCTGTCTTCGTGACGGACCCGGCAACGGTGGAGGGCGCGCTCGGGATGATCCGCACGGTCGGTGCTCTCGTCGGGCGGAGCGACCGTGCCGAGGCGCTGGCGGACGCCGTCGCGCGCGGCTTCGACGGCCTCGCCGCGCAGCCGCCGGTGCAGGCAGCCTACCTCATCTGGCGCACTCCCTGGATGACGGTCGGCGGCGACACGTTCGTCCACGACGTGCTGCGCCGGGCCTCGCTCGTCAACGTCTTCGGCGAGCAGACGCGCTACCCGGAGGTCACTCTCGACGCCATCGCAGCGGCCGAGCCGGAGGTCGTGCTGCTGTCGTCGGAGCCGTTTCCGTTCCGCGAGAAGCACCTCGCCGAGGTCGGGGCCGCGGTGCCGGGCGCGGCGGTGCACCTCGTGGACGGCGAGCTGTTCTCGTGGTACGGCAGCCGGATGCGCTTGATGCCGCCGTATCTCGCCGCCCTGCGCGGGCGGCTGGGCGCGTAG
- the serA gene encoding phosphoglycerate dehydrogenase codes for MSDVSFSRDRLRVLLLEGIHPGAAEVFREAGYTNVERVQGTVPGSDLPDRLREVHFLGIRSRTQLTEAVFEAAPKLVAVGAFCIGTNQIDLDAAAGRGIPVFNAPFSNTRSVAELVLAEAILLLRGVPEKNAKAHRGVWAKSAAASHEIRGKTLGVVGYGNIGAQLSVLAEALGMRVVFHDTAAKLPLGNAIPSPSLEALLAEADIVTLHVPETPETKWMIGATELAQMKPGAVLLNASRGTVVEIDALAGALESGHLGGAALDVYPKEPRSNDEPFESPLARFDNVILTPHIGGSTVEAQANIGAEVAEKLVRYSDNGSTISAVNFPEVALPPHPGEHRLLHVHENRPGVLSAINRVFSEQGVNISAQFLQTKDAIGYVVLDVDTESSEAALAALQAIPGTIRTRRLF; via the coding sequence ATGTCCGACGTCTCCTTCTCCCGCGACCGCCTCCGCGTCCTCCTCCTCGAAGGTATCCATCCCGGCGCGGCCGAGGTCTTCCGCGAGGCGGGCTACACGAATGTCGAGCGTGTCCAGGGGACCGTCCCCGGCAGCGACCTCCCGGACCGGCTCCGCGAGGTCCACTTCCTCGGCATCCGCTCGCGGACGCAGCTCACCGAGGCCGTCTTCGAGGCCGCCCCGAAGCTCGTCGCCGTCGGCGCGTTTTGCATCGGGACCAACCAGATCGACCTCGACGCTGCCGCCGGGCGCGGCATCCCCGTCTTCAACGCGCCGTTCTCGAACACCCGCTCCGTCGCCGAGTTGGTGCTGGCCGAGGCCATCCTGCTCCTGCGGGGCGTCCCGGAGAAGAACGCGAAGGCGCACCGGGGCGTCTGGGCCAAGAGCGCGGCGGCGTCGCACGAGATCCGGGGCAAGACGCTCGGCGTCGTCGGCTACGGCAACATCGGCGCGCAGCTCTCCGTCCTCGCCGAAGCGCTCGGGATGCGCGTCGTCTTCCACGACACGGCCGCCAAGCTCCCGCTCGGCAATGCCATCCCGAGCCCGAGCCTGGAGGCCCTCCTCGCCGAGGCTGACATCGTCACGCTCCACGTCCCCGAGACGCCCGAGACGAAGTGGATGATCGGGGCGACGGAACTCGCGCAGATGAAGCCCGGCGCGGTCCTCCTCAACGCCTCGCGCGGGACGGTCGTCGAGATCGACGCCCTCGCGGGCGCCCTCGAGAGCGGCCACCTCGGCGGGGCAGCGCTCGACGTGTACCCCAAAGAGCCACGTTCCAACGACGAGCCGTTCGAGTCGCCCCTCGCGCGGTTCGACAACGTGATCCTGACCCCGCACATCGGCGGCTCGACGGTCGAGGCGCAGGCCAACATCGGGGCTGAGGTGGCCGAGAAGCTCGTCCGCTACAGCGACAACGGCAGCACGATATCGGCCGTGAATTTCCCCGAGGTCGCGCTCCCCCCGCACCCCGGCGAGCACCGGCTCCTCCACGTCCACGAGAACCGCCCCGGCGTCCTGAGCGCGATCAACCGCGTGTTCTCCGAGCAGGGCGTAAACATCTCGGCCCAGTTCCTCCAGACGAAAGACGCCATCGGCTACGTCGTCCTCGACGTGGACACCGAATCGTCTGAGGCCGCCCTCGCCGCGCTCCAGGCCATCCCCGGCACCATCCGCACGCGGCGGCTATTTTAG
- a CDS encoding prevent-host-death protein, with the protein MRAVKPEEAQQRLPELIEEAALGEEVVIARGDGEAFRLTPVLDSEPRPVFGSARGLAEMAGDFDAPKPVSASDVLAL; encoded by the coding sequence ATGCGGGCCGTCAAGCCAGAAGAGGCTCAGCAGCGGCTTCCTGAACTGATCGAGGAAGCCGCCTTGGGAGAAGAAGTTGTCATTGCCCGAGGGGATGGCGAGGCCTTCCGGCTCACTCCGGTGCTAGACTCCGAGCCGCGCCCGGTCTTCGGGAGCGCACGGGGGCTGGCCGAGATGGCCGGCGACTTCGACGCGCCGAAACCCGTAAGCGCTAGCGACGTTTTAGCGTTGTGA
- a CDS encoding CopG family transcriptional regulator, translating to MSATNAKRATVYFDSALHKALRLKAAASDRSVSDVVNEAVRVLLAEDADDFAAIESRANEPTVSFEAFVRELRDEGAI from the coding sequence ATGTCTGCAACCAACGCCAAACGAGCCACAGTTTACTTTGACTCGGCGCTCCACAAAGCGCTCCGCCTCAAAGCAGCGGCGAGCGACCGGTCCGTCTCGGACGTGGTCAACGAAGCGGTCCGGGTGCTCCTGGCCGAAGACGCAGATGATTTCGCGGCCATCGAGTCCCGTGCGAACGAGCCCACCGTCTCGTTCGAGGCGTTCGTTCGAGAACTGCGCGACGAAGGCGCGATCTGA
- the murC gene encoding UDP-N-acetylmuramate--L-alanine ligase produces the protein MRRLEDFPDADLRIFDRPGVPPLDAIESVYLVGICGKGMGALAELLTEAGYAVRGSDEAAYPPMSTRLAGLGIAIDEGYDPAHLDPAPDVVVIGNASVPTHPEATYAREHGLVQLSLPEALAYFFLHGRRSLVVAGTHGKTTTAGMMAHVFRHAGLDPGFFIGGVMTNYGATCAAGTGAHFIVEGDEYDSAYFDKRPKFMHYRPASAIVTSMEFDHADIYADWDEYRDAFRAFVGLLPEDGLLVLNGDDDEVRALADHTAARVQFFGLQDYDDHVTASDIRPVDGGQRFRLVLKPFPVADGGEPLTEIFLPMSGWVNRFDALGVCAVALDEGLTPEEIVTAFASFEGMKRRQEILGEVGGVTVVDDFAHHPTAVGATVHAVQERWPSRRTVAVFEPRSNSSRRKIFEAPYAEALAEADAVFLSAPPLRHNDDPAHFIDVDAVVEQIGSQGVPATACADADALLPHLLSELRPGDVALVMSNGSFGGLNQKLLAALRERETVEG, from the coding sequence ATGCGCCGCCTCGAAGACTTTCCCGACGCCGACCTCCGCATCTTCGACCGGCCGGGCGTGCCGCCGCTGGACGCCATCGAGTCGGTCTACCTCGTCGGCATCTGCGGCAAGGGGATGGGGGCGCTCGCGGAGCTTCTGACCGAGGCGGGCTACGCCGTGCGCGGCTCGGACGAGGCGGCCTACCCGCCGATGAGCACGCGCCTCGCCGGCCTCGGCATCGCCATCGACGAGGGCTACGACCCGGCCCACCTGGACCCGGCCCCGGACGTGGTCGTAATTGGCAACGCCTCGGTGCCGACCCACCCGGAGGCGACCTACGCCCGCGAGCATGGCCTCGTCCAACTGTCGCTGCCCGAGGCGCTCGCCTACTTCTTCCTCCACGGCCGCCGCAGCCTCGTCGTCGCCGGGACGCACGGCAAGACGACGACCGCCGGCATGATGGCGCACGTCTTCCGCCACGCCGGCCTCGACCCCGGCTTCTTCATCGGCGGCGTGATGACAAACTACGGCGCGACCTGCGCCGCCGGCACGGGCGCGCACTTCATCGTAGAGGGCGACGAGTACGACTCGGCCTATTTCGACAAGCGGCCTAAGTTCATGCACTACCGGCCGGCGAGCGCGATCGTCACCTCGATGGAGTTCGACCACGCCGACATCTACGCCGACTGGGACGAGTACCGCGACGCCTTCCGGGCCTTCGTCGGGCTCCTGCCCGAGGACGGCCTCCTTGTGCTCAACGGCGACGACGACGAGGTCCGCGCCCTCGCCGACCACACGGCGGCACGGGTCCAGTTCTTCGGCCTCCAGGACTACGACGACCACGTCACGGCCTCCGACATCCGGCCGGTCGACGGCGGGCAGCGCTTCCGGCTCGTCCTCAAGCCCTTCCCCGTCGCCGACGGCGGGGAGCCGCTGACGGAGATTTTCCTCCCGATGAGCGGGTGGGTCAACCGCTTCGACGCGCTCGGCGTCTGCGCCGTGGCGCTCGACGAGGGCCTGACGCCCGAGGAGATCGTCACCGCGTTCGCGTCGTTCGAGGGGATGAAGCGGCGGCAGGAGATTCTGGGCGAGGTGGGCGGCGTGACCGTCGTGGACGACTTCGCCCACCACCCGACGGCAGTCGGCGCGACCGTCCACGCCGTGCAGGAGCGCTGGCCGAGCCGCCGGACGGTCGCCGTCTTCGAGCCGCGCTCCAACTCCAGCCGGCGCAAGATTTTCGAGGCCCCCTACGCCGAGGCTCTCGCCGAAGCCGACGCCGTCTTCCTCAGCGCGCCCCCGCTCCGCCACAACGACGACCCGGCGCACTTCATCGACGTGGACGCTGTCGTCGAGCAGATCGGCAGCCAGGGCGTCCCGGCCACGGCCTGCGCCGACGCCGACGCGCTCCTCCCGCACCTCCTCAGCGAACTCCGGCCCGGCGACGTGGCCCTCGTGATGAGCAACGGCTCGTTCGGCGGGCTGAACCAGAAGCTGCTGGCCGCCCTCCGCGAGCGCGAGACCGTCGAGGGGTGA